A window of Miscanthus floridulus cultivar M001 chromosome 12, ASM1932011v1, whole genome shotgun sequence genomic DNA:
ctgtcctaaaaacacaaagaccacaacagccccacaaagaccacagcagccagacttatccatcatgtTTGGCCTACTGACAGATAGCACATTGCTTGACAAAATCTTCCACTGACTGTTTCATGCCCTTCCAAGCAAACTGTGATTTGAGTCTGTGATAGGTGGCCTTGATGCCAGAATGGCCACCTATAGAACTAGAGTGGAAAGCTGCCACTAACTTTGTTTGCAGAGCTGAGTTGTGGCCAATCCAGATCTGTGATTTGTACCTGATGATGCCATCAGTAAGACTGTATCCTGCTGAGTTTGGACTTGTGATGGCCAACTGAGACAATAATTGGTGAGCTCTGGAGTCTGTAGCATAAGAATTTAACACTTCTTGGATCCAGTCAGGCTTAACCATGGAAACAGCTTGGAGAGCATGTAGGTGAGCAACTCTGGATAAGGCATCGGCAGCCACATTATCCTTGCCCTTCTTGTACACAATTCTGAATTGCAACCCCGTTAGCCTTGTCATTGCTTTTCTTTGCATTTCTGAGTGAAGGTTTTGTTCTGTGGGGTATGATAGGGACTTGTGGTCTGTCAAAATAGTGAATTCCTGCCTTTGGAGATAATGTCTCCATTTCTCAACTGCCATTATCAAGGCTAGAAATTATTTTTCATATATAGACAGATTTGTGCTTCTCTCCTAAAGCCTTGCTCAAGAATGCTATTGGTTTGCCTTGCTGCATCAACACTGCCCCTATGCCTTCTCCACAAGCATCAGTCTCTACCTGGAAAGGGAGCTGAAAATTTGGTAATGTGAGTACTGGTGTCTTGGTCattgccaccttcagcttatcaAAAGCTTCCTGAGCCTGATCTGTCCACTGAAATGTCTTCTGTCTCAGTATGGCTGTCAGTGGTTTGGCTAGTACCCCATACCCTTGGACAAATTTTCTGTAGTATCCTGTGAGTCCCAAGAATGCTCTGACCTCTGTGATAGATGTTGGTTGTGGCCAATGTAACATTGCTGCTGTTTTGGCTGGGTCAGTAGCAACACCTTTACTGGAAATGATATGCCCCAAGTACTCCAGTTGATGTTGAGAAAAAGAGCACTTGGACAACTTCAAATATAGTTGGTTTTCTCTTAAAGTTTGTAACACTAACTGGacatgttcagcatgctcttcgaGAGTGTTACTGTATATCAGAATATCATCCAAGAACACTATAGCAAACTTCCTCAAGTAGGGTTGCAGTATCTGGTTCATGATGCATTGGAATGTTGCTGGAGCATTAGTAAGGCCAAAAGGTATTACCTTAAATTGATAATGTCCATGATGAGTTTTAAATGCTGTTTTGTACTCATCCTCAGGTAGCATCCTCACTTGATGGTACCCTGACTTCATGTCAAGTTTGGTGAAGTATTGTGCTTCTACTAATTCATCCAGTATCTCCTCAATGACGGGCCTGGGAAATCTGTTTTTGATTGTAATATCATTGAGTTTCCTGTAATCTACACAGAACCTCCAGCTGTCATCCTTTTTCTTGACCAACAGAACAGGTGAAGCAAATGGGCTGTGGTTGTGAGTGATAAGCCCAGCTGCCAATAGTTCCTTGACCTGTTGTTCTATCTCTATCTTGTGTTGTGGTGAATAGTGATATGGTCTTGTATTGATTGGTATAGCACCAGGTGTCAATGGTATAGCATGATCATAACATCTAGATGGAGGTAACTGATGGTTCTTGAAAGACATCCTCATACTGATGCAAGATATTCTGAATAGCAGGTTGCTGTGGTTCAGTAAGTCCTGGCACTTCAGTGGATGGGGCATCAACAATAGCAAAAGCCCAGGTGTCATTTCCTTTAGCTGAGTGGTACAGCTTGGTTGCAGAAATGGGAGTTGCTTGAAGTGGTGGTGTTAGGAGTCCCTGAATTTTTACTGGTCTGCCCTGCAAATTGAATTGTATTGTCTTTTTATTCCAGTCACATTCCATGGGGCTGTGTAACTTGAGCCAATCAAATCCCAGTATGGCATCATATGGTGCCATGTCCAGTACTACCATGTCAGCAGATAATGTATGGCCTCGAATATACCACTGCAAGTTTTGGACCATAGAGTCAGTTTCACTCTTCTTGGTGGCATTGGAATTGTTGGAAGGTTTGCTAACTCTGCAAATTGTCTGCTGACAAAATTGTAAGAACTTCCAGAGTCCAATAAAATCAACATCACCTTGTCCTTGACCAAAGTCTTCAGCTTAATAGAACTTTCTGTGTCAGCACCAGAGATTGCATTGATGGATAATTGACAGAAGTCCTCAGTCAGTGCATCTTCTATAGCCAATTGGTTGAGTTGTTCTTCAGTGATCTCTTCTTTATCCAACTCATTCACCACTATGGCATTGATCTGTGGTTTGGGACGTTTGGAGCAGACATTTTGATGACCAGGCTCATATTTCTCCCCACAGTGAAAGCATAAATTGTTTACTTTCCTGTAATCTCTCAGTTGTCTAATTCTCTGAAGATTAGCAGTAGTTGCTTGGTTTGGTGTTTCAGCCTTGGGCCCTAGTTGCCTGAAAACTGGAGCTGGTCTATTTGCTTTAGCCTTGTTCCTTTCTTCTTTGTTGGATTTTGGCTATGACCACTGCTCTGTCCACTGTCACTGGGACATGAGGTTCCACCACTGCCTTGATGTCATCCTTCAGGCCGGCTACATAGGTTGAAGCAAAAAAGATGTCATCATAATGACTGTTGTGCATAGTAATGTCGTACTGCAGGGCTTGAAATGCAAGTGTGTACTCCTCCACAGTTATAGTTTGCCTTAGTGCAAGCAGGTCATTGATGGCATTCCTGTAATCATCAGCTCCAAATTTCTCCTGTATTATCTCACAGAAAGCCTTCCAGTTGGGGATCACATGGTTCTGTTTGTATGCTTGCCACCATTTAGATGCATTGCCTTCGAGGTGCATAGTTGCAGCCGTGACCTTTAACTCATCAGGGATGGAGTAGATAGTGAAGTAGTTGACACAGTTATCAAACCAAATCTTAGGGTTTGTGCCATCAAACTTTGGGAAGTGTATCTTGGGCAATGTGTGGTGAGGGAGAGCCTCCTTTCTTGGGTGCTCTCTATTGTGTCTTGGCTGCTTAGAAGTGCCAGCCTTGTCCTCGTGCTCGTTCTTGCCAAAGATATTGTGAAAAGGTTGCTCTTCGTCATCAAATACCACTGAATTGCCATCTGAATGATCAGACAAGGCCTCGTTTTCCATTTGCTTCAAGGTCAGCGTGGCTACTGCCTGTCCATTGGCCTGAACCTGCTTTGCAATCAgcttctgatcttccttggttAATGTAAGCTCTCGTTTCATCTCCTGCTGGATGACCCCAATGTCATTCATTTGTTGGAAAAGCAAATCAAAATGCTCCATCACCTGGTCCCAACGGCCTTTCTCCTCATCCGAATTCTTCGACATGGCGTCGAGAACGAACTGTGTCTGCTTGGATGGCTTGGGTAGGACCGTGATGACCAACACGGAATGAGATGCTCAAAATTGGTGAAGCAATCGGTTTGATGTACACCTCCGCGTGAACTTGCTACACCGTGTCGCTGTCTACTCCCAGAAGTGAGGCACTACCAAGGGATTTTACACAGGAACCATGTCCTGCAACCTGAGTAAGTGGACACTTCCTCGCCGTCGCCTCCCACCCCGCAATCGGTTAAGGTTGCTCCGGAATTTTACACGGGAACAATGCCCTGCAACCCTTGCCACCCCCGATTGCGTGTGTACTGAATGGAATAGAGCATAATTGATGTTGTGCTCACCTTGGTTCTCGCCACCTGAACCCAAAATTGTCGATGTAGTCCCCCAATCGAGTAATATGCCGTAGATGAAGTGGATCGATAGAGTGGGATAGGTGGATTAGGGTTTGGTGGGTGGTAAGGTGGTGGATCTCAGACTGTGGAACGCCGTCGCCGCTGCTGACCCAGCTCAACCAAAGGAGGGACCTCGTGTCGAACACCACG
This region includes:
- the LOC136495986 gene encoding uncharacterized protein; this translates as MSKNSDEEKGRWDQVMEHFDLLFQQMNDIGVIQQEMKRELTLTKEDQKLIAKQVQANGQAVATLTLKQMENEALSDHSDGNSVVFDDEEQPFHNIFGKNEHEDKAGTSKQPRHNREHPRKEALPHHTLPKIHFPKFDGTNPKIWFDNCVNYFTIYSIPDELKVTAATMHLEGNASKWWQAYKQNHVIPNWKAFCEIIQEKFGADDYRNAINDLLALRQTITVEEYTLAFQALQYDITMHNSHYDDIFFASTYVAGLKDDIKAVVEPHVPVTVDRAVINAIVVNELDKEEITEEQLNQLAIEDALTEDFCQLSINAISGADTESSIKLKTLVKDKTICRVSKPSNNSNATKKSETDSMVQNLQWYIRGHTLSADMGRPVKIQGLLTPPLQATPISATKLYHSAKGNDTWAFAIVDAPSTEVPGLTEPQQPAIQNILHQCYDHAIPLTPGAIPINTRPYHYSPQHKIEIEQQVKELLAAGLITHNHSPFASPVLLVKKKDDSWRFCVDYRKLNDITIKNRFPRPVIEEILDELVEAQYFTKLDMKSGYHQVRMLPEDEYKTAFKTHHGHYQFKVIPFGLTNAPATFQCIMNQILQPYLRKFAIVFLDDILIYSNTLEEHAEHVQLVLQTLRENQLYLKLSKCSFSQHQLEYLGHIISSKGVATDPAKTAAMLHWPQPTSITEVRAFLGLTGYYRKFVQGYGVLAKPLTAILRQKTFQWTDQAQEAFDKLKVAMTKTPVLTLPNFQLPFQVETDACGEGIGAVLMQQGKPIAFLSKALGEKHKSVYI